One window of the Deinococcus planocerae genome contains the following:
- a CDS encoding peptide deformylase, whose amino-acid sequence MTGAGLYPIRLYGDPVLRGQARVVEDLSAPVQVPGFAPQPLREVARTMLETMYEARGAGLAGPQVGLPVQLFVAVEYDDDTEEGKPLRARALREFVVLNPVVEPLSDRVDTAFGEGCLSIPGLKRTDVPRHSEIRVTYTDLGGERHSMETGAFLARIFQHETDHLHGLYYLDRLPGAVTEEYVEYLAELKGRARAYLQTLEAQG is encoded by the coding sequence GTGACGGGGGCGGGCCTCTACCCCATCCGGCTCTACGGCGATCCGGTCTTGCGGGGACAGGCGCGGGTGGTCGAGGACCTTTCGGCGCCGGTTCAGGTGCCCGGTTTCGCTCCCCAGCCGCTGCGTGAGGTCGCCCGCACGATGCTGGAGACGATGTACGAGGCGCGCGGGGCGGGGCTGGCCGGGCCGCAGGTCGGTCTCCCTGTGCAACTTTTCGTGGCCGTCGAGTACGACGACGACACCGAGGAGGGCAAGCCGCTCAGGGCCCGCGCGCTGCGCGAGTTCGTGGTGCTCAACCCGGTGGTGGAACCGCTCTCGGACCGCGTGGACACGGCTTTCGGCGAGGGCTGCCTGAGCATCCCCGGCCTCAAGCGGACGGACGTGCCCCGCCACAGCGAGATTCGGGTGACGTACACCGACCTGGGCGGCGAACGGCACAGCATGGAGACGGGCGCCTTCCTCGCCCGCATCTTCCAGCACGAGACCGACCACCTGCACGGCCTGTATTACCTCGACCGCCTGCCCGGCGCCGTGACCGAGGAGTACGTCGAGTATCTGGCCGAGCTGAAGGGCCGCGCCCGCGCTTACCTGCAAACGCTGGAGGCCCAGGGTTGA
- the fmt gene encoding methionyl-tRNA formyltransferase — protein MTPPRVAFFGSPAFALPVLEAIRERFEVVLVVAQPDKPVGRGLNLTPPPVAARAAELGLPLAQPKKLRGSATFEARLRESGADVAVTCAYGKILPGSLLAVPRSGFLNTHTSLLPAYRGAAPIQWALIRGETVTGTTIMQTDEGMDTGPVLLQEPLPIAPEWTSLELADALSTQASRLIVDALSRLPDLSPTPQNDAQATHAPMLVKEDGFVRWGEGARAVVNRYRGVAAWPQTTAFLHGARLKLGGLSVAEGSGQPGEVLRVDEGGLTVACGVGAVRIQTVQPQARKAQPAQLWAQGTGVTPGLRFDRWEPDPA, from the coding sequence TTGACCCCCCCGCGCGTCGCCTTCTTCGGCTCACCTGCCTTCGCGCTGCCGGTGCTGGAGGCGATCCGGGAACGCTTCGAGGTCGTCCTCGTCGTCGCGCAGCCCGACAAGCCGGTGGGGCGGGGGCTCAACCTCACGCCGCCGCCCGTCGCCGCCCGGGCCGCCGAACTCGGCCTGCCGCTCGCCCAGCCGAAGAAACTGCGGGGGAGCGCGACGTTCGAGGCCCGGCTGCGGGAAAGCGGGGCGGACGTGGCCGTCACCTGCGCCTACGGGAAAATCCTGCCCGGCTCCCTGCTCGCCGTTCCCCGGTCCGGCTTTCTGAACACCCACACCAGCCTCCTCCCCGCCTACCGGGGCGCGGCGCCGATCCAGTGGGCCCTGATCCGCGGCGAGACGGTCACGGGCACGACGATCATGCAGACCGACGAGGGGATGGACACCGGCCCGGTCCTGCTGCAAGAACCCCTCCCCATCGCGCCCGAGTGGACGAGCCTCGAACTCGCGGACGCGCTGAGCACGCAGGCGTCGCGGCTGATCGTGGACGCGCTCTCCCGACTGCCGGACCTCTCCCCGACTCCGCAGAACGACGCCCAGGCCACCCACGCCCCCATGCTCGTGAAGGAGGACGGCTTCGTGCGCTGGGGGGAGGGCGCGCGGGCGGTGGTGAACCGCTACCGGGGGGTGGCCGCGTGGCCGCAGACGACCGCCTTCCTGCACGGAGCACGCCTCAAGCTCGGCGGCCTGAGCGTGGCGGAGGGGTCGGGTCAGCCGGGCGAGGTGCTGCGGGTGGACGAGGGCGGATTGACCGTCGCGTGCGGCGTGGGCGCGGTACGAATTCAGACCGTCCAGCCCCAGGCTCGCAAGGCCCAGCCCGCACAGCTCTGGGCGCAGGGAACGGGCGTCACTCCGGGCCTCCGGTTCGACAGGTGGGAACCGGACCCCGCCTGA
- a CDS encoding endonuclease III domain-containing protein, with product MTEPLFGPPEGERPLNAARPESERAELLGWMFGRVHEEYGDRTHEPRREPMHELISTILSQRTTHQDEEAAYGELRQLGDWDTIIDTPTEVVAHAIRRSNYPESKAPRIQATLRAIREQRGGYSLDFLAEMPVKDAMKWLTDLPGVGLKTASLVLLFNYARPVFPVDTHVHRVTTRVGAIPRMGEQAAHRALLKLLPPDPPFLYELHLNLLRHGQRVCTWTRPRCPACVLRERCDAHAIYGNNVPSFGDKPGKSS from the coding sequence GTGACTGAGCCCCTGTTCGGGCCGCCCGAAGGTGAGCGGCCCCTGAACGCGGCCCGCCCGGAGTCGGAGCGGGCCGAACTGCTGGGCTGGATGTTTGGCCGCGTGCACGAGGAGTACGGCGACCGCACCCACGAGCCCCGGCGCGAGCCCATGCACGAACTCATCAGCACCATCCTCTCCCAGCGCACGACCCATCAGGACGAGGAGGCCGCCTACGGGGAGTTGCGGCAACTCGGCGACTGGGACACCATCATCGACACGCCGACCGAGGTCGTGGCGCACGCGATCCGGCGCAGCAACTACCCCGAGAGCAAGGCGCCGCGCATCCAGGCCACGTTGCGCGCCATTCGCGAGCAGCGGGGCGGGTACAGCCTCGACTTCCTCGCCGAGATGCCCGTCAAGGACGCGATGAAGTGGCTCACCGACCTGCCGGGGGTGGGCCTCAAGACCGCCTCGCTCGTCTTGCTGTTCAACTACGCGCGGCCCGTCTTCCCGGTCGACACGCATGTCCACCGCGTCACGACCCGCGTCGGCGCGATTCCCCGCATGGGCGAGCAGGCGGCGCACCGGGCGCTCCTGAAGCTCCTGCCCCCCGACCCGCCCTTCCTGTACGAGCTGCACCTCAACCTGCTGCGGCACGGCCAGCGGGTGTGTACGTGGACCCGCCCGAGGTGCCCCGCCTGCGTGCTGCGCGAACGTTGCGACGCGCACGCCATCTACGGGAACAACGTGCCGAGCTTCGGGGACAAGCCGGGGAAGTCTTCGTAA
- a CDS encoding uracil-DNA glycosylase produces MQTRSLEVPALRQARLERSFEPHVSPLNRWAEQVQAKSGRWVPFFDPEDGGVSARVLLLLETPGPAVSRTHFVSVDNPDGTAENLRCLLHLSGLRRRDVAVWNAVPWQMSAGVVVTPRPGQYADAVSLTRQVLGLLPDLRVVVLVGRHAGKVWPLIGSPLPTLACPHPSPQNVNSRRESAALALGTLVQAYKLVSETRKRATPASAE; encoded by the coding sequence TTGCAAACCCGCAGCCTTGAAGTCCCTGCACTGCGACAGGCCCGGCTGGAGCGCAGCTTCGAGCCTCACGTCTCTCCACTCAACCGCTGGGCCGAACAGGTCCAGGCCAAAAGCGGGCGCTGGGTCCCCTTCTTCGACCCGGAGGACGGCGGCGTGTCGGCCCGGGTGTTGCTGCTCCTCGAGACGCCCGGCCCGGCGGTGAGCCGCACCCATTTCGTCTCGGTGGACAACCCCGACGGCACGGCGGAGAACCTGCGCTGCCTGCTGCACCTCTCGGGCCTGCGGCGGCGGGACGTGGCCGTGTGGAACGCCGTGCCCTGGCAGATGAGCGCGGGCGTCGTCGTCACGCCCCGTCCGGGGCAATACGCGGACGCCGTTTCCCTCACCCGCCAGGTTCTCGGCCTCCTCCCCGACCTGCGGGTGGTCGTGCTCGTCGGGCGCCACGCCGGGAAGGTCTGGCCCCTTATCGGCTCTCCGCTCCCCACCCTGGCCTGCCCGCATCCCAGCCCGCAGAATGTCAACTCCCGGCGGGAGTCGGCGGCGCTGGCCCTGGGCACGCTGGTGCAGGCATACAAACTCGTCTCGGAGACGAGGAAGAGGGCCACTCCTGCCTCTGCGGAGTAG
- the fumC gene encoding class II fumarate hydratase, producing the protein MTTHSDARGATRTESDTMGQLQVASDRYWGAQTERSIHNFPIGRDTFVWGRPVIRALGILKKGAAQANAELGELPGDVADLIVRAADEVIAGRLDEHFPLVVFQTGSGTQSNMNANEVISNRAIELAGGELGSKLPVHPNDHVNRGQSSNDTFPTAMHIAVVLELNERLYDSVGKLRDTLAAKAEEYRDLVKVGRTHLQDATPITLGQEIGGWVAQLDYALAEVKHAEGGLYDLAIGGTAVGTGLNAHPKFGDLAAQKYEAETGFPFRSAENKFAALSAHDALVQTSAALRTLAGALMKMANDVRWLASGPRNGIGEITIPENEPGSSIMPGKVNPTQSEAMTMVTTRVFGNDATVAFAGSQGNFQLNVFKPVMVHAVLESIRLIGDACLAFNDNCAVGIEPAYEKIEHNLAVNLMQVTALNKHIGYDKAAAIAKKAHKEGSSLKEAALGLGHVTAEQFDEWVVPLEMTHS; encoded by the coding sequence ATGACCACCCACTCTGACGCGCGGGGGGCCACCCGCACCGAGTCCGACACGATGGGCCAGCTTCAGGTCGCCTCGGACCGGTACTGGGGCGCCCAGACCGAGCGCTCGATCCACAATTTCCCTATCGGGCGCGACACCTTCGTCTGGGGCCGCCCAGTCATCCGCGCGCTCGGCATTTTGAAGAAAGGCGCCGCGCAGGCGAACGCCGAACTGGGCGAGTTGCCGGGTGACGTGGCCGACCTGATCGTCCGCGCCGCCGACGAGGTGATTGCGGGGCGGCTCGACGAGCATTTCCCGCTCGTCGTCTTCCAGACGGGCTCGGGCACCCAGAGCAACATGAACGCGAACGAGGTCATCTCGAACCGCGCCATCGAGCTCGCGGGCGGCGAGCTGGGAAGCAAGTTGCCCGTCCACCCCAACGACCACGTGAACCGCGGCCAGAGCAGCAACGACACCTTCCCGACCGCCATGCACATCGCCGTCGTGCTGGAGCTGAACGAGCGGCTCTACGACAGCGTGGGCAAGCTGCGGGACACGCTCGCGGCCAAGGCTGAGGAGTACAGGGACCTCGTGAAGGTGGGACGCACGCACCTGCAAGACGCCACCCCCATCACGCTCGGGCAGGAGATCGGCGGGTGGGTCGCTCAGCTCGACTACGCGCTCGCGGAGGTGAAGCACGCCGAGGGGGGCCTGTACGACCTCGCCATCGGGGGAACGGCGGTCGGGACGGGCCTGAACGCCCACCCGAAGTTCGGTGACCTCGCCGCGCAGAAGTACGAGGCCGAGACGGGGTTCCCCTTCCGCTCCGCCGAGAACAAGTTCGCCGCCCTCTCAGCCCACGACGCGCTGGTGCAGACCTCGGCGGCGCTGCGGACCCTCGCCGGGGCGCTGATGAAGATGGCAAACGACGTGCGTTGGCTCGCCTCGGGCCCCCGCAACGGCATCGGCGAGATCACCATCCCCGAGAACGAGCCCGGCTCCTCCATCATGCCCGGCAAGGTCAACCCCACCCAGTCGGAGGCGATGACGATGGTCACGACCCGCGTCTTCGGCAACGACGCGACCGTGGCGTTTGCGGGCTCGCAGGGCAACTTCCAGCTCAACGTCTTCAAGCCGGTGATGGTCCACGCCGTGCTGGAGAGCATCCGCCTGATCGGCGACGCCTGCCTCGCCTTCAACGACAACTGCGCGGTGGGCATCGAGCCCGCCTATGAGAAGATCGAGCACAACCTCGCCGTCAACCTGATGCAGGTCACCGCCCTGAACAAGCACATCGGCTACGACAAGGCCGCCGCCATCGCCAAGAAAGCGCACAAGGAGGGAAGTAGCCTCAAGGAAGCCGCCCTTGGGCTGGGCCACGTGACGGCGGAACAGTTCGACGAGTGGGTCGTGCCGCTGGAGATGACCCACAGTTAA
- a CDS encoding YpdA family putative bacillithiol disulfide reductase: protein MSGLFDVAIVGAGPVGLAAAIACTRAGLSYVVLEKGCVVNAIFEYPTYMTFFTTAPELEIGNHPFVTGHDKPDRRDALMYYRLVTQREELNVRQYTEVRRVHAAPAGFTLEIEAQDGTPGVVEARRVVVATGYYDNPLPLGIPGENSPNVSHYYTEAHPFMGLNVTVIGAGNSAADAALDLWRGGANVTMVVRAPELKSTIKYWVRPDLENRIKEGSIAAHFSSRVVEIHPDHVLVQREDGTTFRLPTHFTFALTGYRPDLSFLAGLDLATQPDECLVLSEHYESSVPGLFVVGSAGFAGRTNQVFIENGRHHAVAAVAEIVRQLGEVREAAPLAR, encoded by the coding sequence ATGAGTGGACTCTTCGACGTTGCCATCGTGGGGGCCGGACCGGTGGGCCTCGCCGCCGCCATCGCCTGCACGCGCGCGGGCCTGAGTTACGTCGTGCTCGAAAAGGGCTGCGTGGTGAACGCCATCTTCGAGTACCCGACCTACATGACCTTTTTCACCACCGCGCCCGAGCTGGAAATCGGCAACCACCCGTTTGTTACCGGGCACGACAAGCCCGACCGCCGCGACGCCCTGATGTACTATCGCCTCGTCACCCAGCGCGAGGAGCTGAACGTGCGGCAGTACACCGAGGTGAGGCGGGTGCACGCGGCCCCGGCGGGCTTCACCCTGGAGATTGAGGCGCAGGACGGCACGCCCGGCGTGGTCGAGGCGCGGCGGGTCGTGGTGGCGACCGGGTACTACGACAACCCGCTTCCCCTCGGCATTCCCGGCGAGAACAGCCCCAACGTCTCGCACTACTACACGGAAGCGCACCCCTTCATGGGCCTGAACGTCACCGTGATCGGCGCGGGCAACTCCGCCGCCGACGCGGCCCTCGACCTGTGGCGCGGCGGGGCGAACGTGACGATGGTGGTGCGGGCGCCCGAACTCAAGAGCACGATCAAATACTGGGTGCGCCCCGACCTGGAAAACCGCATCAAGGAGGGGAGCATCGCAGCGCACTTCTCCTCGCGGGTGGTCGAGATTCACCCTGACCACGTGCTCGTGCAAAGGGAGGACGGCACGACCTTCAGGCTGCCCACCCACTTCACCTTCGCGCTGACGGGCTACCGACCCGATCTCTCCTTCCTGGCGGGGTTGGACCTCGCCACCCAGCCCGACGAGTGCCTGGTCCTGAGCGAACATTACGAGAGCAGCGTGCCGGGGCTGTTCGTGGTGGGCTCGGCGGGTTTCGCGGGGCGGACGAATCAGGTCTTCATCGAGAATGGGCGGCATCACGCGGTGGCCGCCGTGGCGGAGATCGTCCGGCAGCTCGGGGAGGTGCGGGAGGCCGCGCCGCTCGCGCGCTGA
- a CDS encoding VanW family protein, with the protein MAPVFRSAAPRSAAVLVSVLLGGASAQTSLDIPALPLPSAPISAPTAAPAPAPAPTPAPAPTPPTPVPVAPVQPPAPTPAPPPVPAPAPAPTVTPPAAPARSAPLLITVQAPWPALVDGKKTTVPFSRTLTLPGPRVAELRARGTITASLEADLRQFLAELPRQPQDARFENQWDGWAVVQRNGLTVDEAKTRANVLAALKDPRGVKANVVVTGQTAPKRTLDYFLTRGITAHLGTGETNYYGSSPERMTNIHVGAVRFRDRLVESRVVSFNQIVGPVTARGGFVPGLVIAGERTASGLGGGICQVSTTVFRTLYNAGLPVLERQNHSYQVHYYEPQGLDATIYQPFLDLKFANDTGGSLWFQSEWNDEEARLAVHVFGKARDFTVEVGTPRTLRSTPAPADRVIRDASVPAGQRKQVDWAAPGAVMEVTRKFVRDGKTFKQDTLKSTYRPWPNIFLVGARR; encoded by the coding sequence ATGGCCCCGGTTTTCAGGAGCGCTGCCCCCAGAAGCGCCGCCGTCCTCGTGAGCGTGCTGCTGGGCGGAGCGTCGGCCCAGACGAGCCTCGACATCCCCGCGCTGCCTCTCCCGTCTGCCCCGATCTCCGCGCCGACGGCGGCTCCAGCGCCCGCGCCTGCCCCCACCCCGGCCCCGGCTCCCACCCCGCCGACGCCTGTGCCCGTCGCCCCGGTGCAGCCCCCGGCGCCCACTCCGGCTCCGCCACCTGTCCCTGCCCCGGCACCCGCGCCGACGGTGACGCCGCCCGCCGCCCCGGCACGGTCGGCGCCGCTCCTCATCACGGTGCAGGCGCCGTGGCCCGCGCTTGTGGACGGCAAGAAGACGACGGTGCCCTTTAGCCGCACCCTCACCCTGCCCGGCCCGCGCGTGGCGGAGCTGCGGGCGCGCGGCACGATCACGGCGAGCCTGGAGGCGGACCTGCGCCAATTCCTGGCCGAGTTGCCCCGTCAGCCCCAGGACGCCCGCTTCGAGAACCAGTGGGACGGCTGGGCGGTCGTGCAGCGCAACGGCCTGACGGTGGACGAGGCGAAGACCCGCGCGAACGTCCTCGCCGCCCTCAAGGACCCGCGCGGGGTGAAGGCCAACGTCGTCGTGACCGGGCAGACGGCCCCCAAGCGCACGCTCGACTACTTCCTGACGCGCGGGATCACCGCCCACCTCGGCACGGGCGAGACGAACTACTACGGCAGCAGCCCCGAGCGGATGACGAACATCCACGTCGGCGCCGTGCGTTTCCGCGACCGCCTCGTCGAGAGCCGGGTCGTCTCCTTCAACCAGATCGTCGGGCCCGTGACGGCCAGAGGCGGGTTCGTGCCCGGCCTCGTCATCGCGGGGGAGCGCACCGCGAGCGGGCTGGGCGGCGGCATCTGCCAGGTCAGCACGACGGTCTTCCGCACCCTTTACAACGCGGGCCTGCCCGTGCTGGAGCGGCAAAACCACTCCTATCAGGTCCACTATTACGAGCCGCAGGGCCTCGACGCCACGATCTACCAGCCCTTTCTCGACCTCAAGTTCGCCAACGACACGGGCGGGTCTTTGTGGTTCCAGAGCGAGTGGAACGACGAGGAGGCCCGGCTCGCCGTCCACGTCTTCGGCAAGGCGCGCGACTTCACGGTGGAGGTCGGCACCCCGCGCACGCTGCGGAGCACGCCCGCCCCCGCCGACCGCGTGATCCGGGACGCCTCGGTTCCCGCCGGGCAGCGCAAGCAGGTGGACTGGGCCGCCCCCGGCGCGGTGATGGAGGTCACCCGCAAGTTCGTGCGTGACGGCAAGACCTTCAAGCAGGACACCCTGAAGAGCACCTACCGCCCCTGGCCGAACATCTTCCTGGTGGGCGCGCGGCGCTGA
- a CDS encoding ParB/RepB/Spo0J family partition protein, translating into MSKKSSGLGRGLDALLGKPQPAAGEAGPAVQNVRVEKIVQAAYQPRQVFGPEALAELAGSIREKGVLQPLLVRPRGDGFEIVAGERRWRASQLAGLTEVPVIVRDLGDREALEIAVVENLQREDLGPLEEARAYQALLDQGLNQEGVAQAVGKGRSTISNALRLLSLPEAALRALDAGEITAGHARAVLAQPEADRAWALDQIRTRRLSVREAEALKREPRTSAPIQVNPPRPYRQVELDLSRRTGTKVRITGEDRGKVELNYASREELDRILDLLGYAVE; encoded by the coding sequence GTGTCGAAAAAATCTAGCGGCCTGGGGCGCGGCCTCGACGCCCTGCTCGGCAAGCCGCAGCCCGCCGCTGGCGAGGCGGGACCGGCGGTGCAGAACGTCCGGGTCGAGAAGATCGTCCAAGCGGCCTACCAGCCCCGGCAGGTCTTCGGGCCGGAGGCGCTCGCTGAGCTGGCGGGCAGCATTCGGGAGAAGGGCGTGTTGCAACCCCTCCTCGTGCGCCCGCGCGGCGACGGCTTCGAGATCGTGGCGGGGGAGCGGCGCTGGCGGGCCTCGCAGCTCGCGGGCCTGACCGAGGTGCCCGTCATCGTGCGCGACCTCGGGGACCGCGAGGCGCTGGAGATCGCCGTCGTCGAGAACCTTCAGCGCGAGGACCTCGGCCCGCTGGAGGAGGCGCGGGCGTATCAGGCCCTGCTCGATCAGGGCCTCAATCAGGAGGGGGTGGCGCAGGCGGTCGGCAAGGGCCGTTCCACCATCTCCAACGCCCTGCGCCTGCTCAGCCTGCCGGAGGCCGCCTTGAGAGCTCTCGACGCCGGGGAGATCACCGCCGGGCACGCCCGCGCCGTGCTCGCCCAGCCGGAGGCCGACCGCGCCTGGGCCCTCGACCAGATTCGCACCCGCCGCCTGAGCGTCCGCGAGGCGGAGGCGTTGAAGCGCGAACCCAGAACCTCCGCCCCGATTCAGGTCAACCCGCCCCGCCCCTACCGTCAGGTCGAACTCGACCTCAGCCGCCGCACGGGCACGAAGGTCCGCATCACGGGCGAGGACCGCGGGAAGGTGGAGTTGAACTACGCCTCGCGCGAGGAACTCGACCGCATCCTCGACCTCCTCGGGTACGCGGTGGAGTAG
- a CDS encoding ParA family protein — protein sequence MKILGVVNQKGGVGKTTTAINLAAYLAAGGRRVLLLDMDPQGNASSGLGLRGQERGLYEALDDPGRVPELIQPSGQPGLDVLPATPDLAGAGVELAGDPQALTRLLGQVEGYDLILIDAPPSLGPLTVNVLAAADALLIPLQAEYFALEGLAGLMETVERVRGGLNPRLRVLGVAITMFDGRTNLGQEVETMVRQHFGELVFWSVVPRNVRLSEAPSFAKPINAFAPLSSGAAAYKRLAEEVMQRVEKI from the coding sequence GTGAAGATCCTCGGAGTCGTGAACCAGAAGGGTGGGGTGGGGAAGACCACCACCGCCATCAATCTCGCCGCGTACCTGGCGGCGGGCGGACGCCGGGTGCTGCTCCTCGACATGGACCCCCAGGGCAACGCGTCCAGCGGCCTCGGCCTGCGCGGGCAGGAGCGCGGCCTGTACGAGGCCCTCGACGACCCCGGACGCGTCCCCGAGCTGATCCAGCCCTCGGGCCAGCCGGGGCTCGACGTGCTGCCCGCCACCCCCGACCTCGCCGGCGCGGGCGTCGAACTCGCGGGCGACCCGCAGGCCCTCACCCGCCTCCTGGGTCAGGTGGAGGGCTACGACCTCATCCTGATCGACGCGCCGCCCAGCCTGGGGCCGCTCACGGTGAACGTGCTCGCCGCCGCCGACGCCCTGCTGATCCCCCTCCAGGCCGAGTATTTCGCGCTGGAGGGGCTGGCGGGCCTGATGGAGACGGTGGAGCGGGTGCGCGGTGGGCTCAACCCGCGGTTGAGGGTGCTCGGGGTGGCGATCACGATGTTCGACGGGCGCACGAACCTGGGGCAGGAGGTCGAGACGATGGTGCGCCAGCACTTCGGGGAACTCGTCTTCTGGTCGGTCGTGCCCCGCAACGTGCGGCTCTCCGAGGCGCCCAGCTTCGCCAAGCCCATCAACGCCTTTGCGCCCCTGTCGAGCGGGGCGGCGGCGTACAAGCGGCTCGCCGAGGAGGTGATGCAGCGTGTCGAAAAAATCTAG
- the rsmG gene encoding 16S rRNA (guanine(527)-N(7))-methyltransferase RsmG: protein MTPEGRELLLSTAAELGLDLTGRAEAFGRLLDLLVTAADQTNLTSLRGERDIILKHFVDSLTCLRGEWLDGEVRVLDLGTGAGFPALPLAIVRPELSVTALDATRKKVEFVGRAARHLGLTNVEALVGRAETLGRQPGQREGYDRVVTRAVAALPILAELSLPFLPVGGLLVAQKGALGPEELEAGSRAAAEVGGEVRAVEPFTLPVLGDARTLVVVEKTGPTPERYPRREGVPNKQPLFWKAT, encoded by the coding sequence ATGACCCCTGAAGGAAGAGAACTCTTGTTGAGCACGGCGGCAGAGCTGGGCCTCGACCTCACCGGACGGGCAGAGGCGTTCGGGCGACTGCTCGACCTGCTCGTCACGGCGGCGGATCAGACCAACCTGACCTCGTTGAGAGGCGAGCGCGACATCATTCTCAAGCACTTCGTGGACTCGTTGACCTGCCTGCGGGGCGAATGGCTGGACGGGGAGGTGCGGGTCCTCGACCTGGGAACGGGCGCCGGGTTCCCGGCCCTGCCCCTCGCCATCGTGCGCCCGGAGCTGAGCGTCACGGCGTTGGACGCGACCCGCAAGAAAGTCGAGTTCGTGGGCCGCGCGGCGCGCCACCTCGGGCTGACGAACGTGGAAGCGCTGGTGGGCCGCGCGGAGACCCTGGGACGCCAGCCGGGGCAGCGCGAGGGCTACGACCGGGTGGTCACGCGGGCGGTGGCGGCGTTGCCCATCCTCGCCGAATTGAGTCTGCCCTTTCTCCCGGTGGGGGGCCTGCTCGTCGCGCAGAAGGGGGCGCTCGGTCCCGAGGAGTTGGAGGCGGGCAGCCGGGCGGCGGCGGAGGTCGGGGGAGAGGTGCGGGCGGTGGAGCCTTTCACGCTGCCCGTGTTGGGGGATGCGCGCACGCTGGTGGTGGTCGAGAAGACGGGGCCCACGCCGGAGCGGTACCCCCGCCGGGAGGGCGTGCCGAACAAGCAGCCGCTATTCTGGAAGGCGACGTGA